Proteins from a genomic interval of Deltaproteobacteria bacterium:
- a CDS encoding sugar ABC transporter permease: MNRAGSTATAGAKTTGKRILELLDRRFVFLGILPTFLATTLLIIYPTFLVVKNSLYLDIPAVLRFVGLKQYIRMAVDPRFWVYLKHTVYYSGFSTLISFILG; encoded by the coding sequence TTGAATAGAGCAGGCTCTACCGCCACTGCAGGGGCTAAGACGACAGGCAAGCGGATTCTCGAGCTTCTTGATCGGAGGTTCGTCTTTCTCGGAATTCTGCCGACCTTCCTGGCAACGACACTCCTGATCATCTACCCCACGTTCCTCGTGGTGAAGAACAGCCTCTACCTGGATATCCCGGCCGTGCTCAGGTTCGTGGGCCTCAAACAGTATATCAGGATGGCCGTGGACCCACGGTTCTGGGTCTACCTCAAGCACACGGTCTACTACTCCGGGTTTTCCACCTTAATCTCCTTTATCCTGGGCA